A single Ctenopharyngodon idella isolate HZGC_01 chromosome 22, HZGC01, whole genome shotgun sequence DNA region contains:
- the LOC127505598 gene encoding fibrous sheath CABYR-binding protein-like isoform X1 codes for MKICVILKALALRPVLESIGRLVIVLSIIKMTVSNIMFLVFLCHQLVLNGFASPVGRHLYQTGIEQVRLENKDGPLSLPYLNKQNPTRPVVAKCNMAIVLSLKNTSGLVVQKGINENFTESSPFPAEVDGKLTESSHVPAEESSHVPAEESSHVPAEESSHVPAEESSHVPAEESSHVPAEESSHVPAEESSHVPAEESSHVPAEESSHVPAEESSHVPAEESSHVPAEESSHVPAEESSHVPAEESSHVPAEESSHVPAEESSHVPAEESSHVPAEEVDGKLTESSPVPPEESSHVPAEESSPLSAEVDGKLESSPLPTEECSPLPAEEVGKLKEPSTVPAEESSSPPAEVDGKLTEPSTVPAEESSHVPAEVDGKLTEPSTVPAEESSHVPAEVDGKLTEPSTVPSEESSHVPAEESSSPPAEVDGKLTEPSTVPSEESSHVPAEESSSPPAEVDGKLTEPSTVPAEESSHVPAEVDGKLTEPSTVPSEESSHVPAEESSSLPAEVDGKLTKPSTVPSEESSHVPAEESSSLPAEVDGKLTEPSTVPSEESSHVPAEESSSPPAEVDGKLTEPSTVPSEESSHVPAEESSSPPAEVDGKLTEPSTVPAEESSHVPAEVDGKLTKPSTVPSEESSHVPAEESSSLPAEVGGKLTEPSTVPSEESSHVPAEESSSPPAEVDGKLTEPSTVPAEESSSLSAEVDGKLTESRPVPAEQSSHVPEVDRKMCLCSSP; via the exons ATGAAAATCTGTGTTATTTTAAAAGCTCTGGCTTTGAGGCCTGTTTTAGAAAGCATAGGTAGATTGGTGATAGTTTTGTCTATAATCAAGATGACCGTTTCAAACATTATGTTTTTGGTCTTTTTGTGTCACCAATTGGTGCTCAATG GATTTGCTTCTCCAGTTGGCCGTCATTTATACCAGACTGGTATTGAGCAAGTACGCTTGGAAAATAAAG ATGGCCCCTTGTCTCTTCCTTATTTGAACAAGCAAAATCCAACACGGCCAGTGGTAGCAAAGTGTAATATGGCTATTGTGCTGTCGTTGAAGAATACATCTGGGCTAGTTGTCCAAAAAG GCATTAATGAGAATTTCACTGAGTCCAGCCCTTTCCCTGCTGAGGTTGATGGGAAGTTGACGGAGTCCAGCCACGTCCCCGCGGAGGAGTCCAGCCACGTCCCCGCGGAGGAGTCCAGCCACGTCCCCGCGGAGGAGTCCAGCCACGTCCCCGCGGAGGAGTCCAGCCACGTCCCCGCGGAGGAGTCCAGCCACGTCCCCGCGGAGGAGTCCAGCCACGTCCCCGCGGAGGAGTCCAGCCACGTCCCCGCGGAGGAGTCCAGCCACGTCCCCGCGGAGGAGTCCAGCCACGTCCCCGCGGAGGAGTCCAGCCACGTCCCCGCGGAGGAGTCCAGCCACGTCCCCGCGGAGGAGTCCAGCCACGTCCCCGCGGAGGAGTCCAGCCACGTCCCCGCGGAGGAGTCCAGCCACGTCCCCGCGGAGGAGTCCAGCCACGTCCCCGCGGAGGAGTCCAGCCACGTCCCCGCGGAGGAGTCCAGCCACGTCCCCGCGGAGGAGGTTGATGGGAAGTTGACTGAGTCAAGCCCTGTCCCCCCTGAAGAGTCCAGCCACGTCCCTGCAGAGGAATCCAGCCCTCTTTCTGCCGAGGTTGATGGGAAGTTGGAGTCCAGCCCTCTTCCCACTGAGGAATGCAGCCCTCTCCCCGCTGAAGAAGTTGGGAAATTGAAAGAGCCAAGCACTGTCCCCGCAGAAGAATCCAGCTCTCCCCCTGCTGAGGTTGATGGGAAGTTGACCGAGCCAAGCACTGTCCCCGCAGAAGAGTCCAGCCATGTCCCTGCTGAGGTTGATGGGAAGTTGACCGAGCCAAGCACTGTCCCCGCAGAAGAGTCCAGCCATGTCCCTGCTGAGGTTGATGGGAAGTTGACCGAGCCAAGCACTGTCCCCTCTGAAGAGTCCAGCCATGTCCCCGCAGAAGAATCCAGCTCTCCCCCTGCTGAGGTTGATGGGAAGTTGACCGAGCCAAGCACTGTCCCCTCTGAAGAGTCCAGCCATGTCCCCGCAGAAGAATCCAGCTCTCCCCCTGCTGAGGTTGATGGGAAGTTGACCGAGCCAAGCACTGTCCCCGCAGAAGAGTCCAGCCATGTCCCTGCTGAGGTTGATGGGAAGTTGACCGAGCCAAGCACTGTCCCCTCTGAAGAGTCCAGCCATGTCCCCGCAGAAGAATCCAGCTCTCTCCCTGCTGAG GTTGATGGGAAGTTGACCAAGCCAAGCACTGTCCCCTCTGAAGAGTCCAGCCATGTCCCCGCAGAAGAATCCAGCTCTCTCCCTGCTGAG GTTGATGGGAAGTTGACTGAGCCAAGCACTGTCCCCTCTGAAGAGTCCAGCCATGTCCCCGCAGAAGAATCCAGCTCTCCCCCTGCTGAGGTTGATGGGAAGTTGACCGAGCCAAGCACTGTCCCCTCTGAAGAGTCCAGCCATGTCCCCGCAGAAGAATCCAGCTCTCCCCCTGCTGAGGTTGATGGGAAGTTGACCGAGCCAAGCACTGTCCCCGCAGAAGAGTCCAGCCATGTCCCTGCTGAGGTTGATGGGAAGTTGACCAAGCCAAGCACTGTCCCCTCTGAAGAGTCCAGCCATGTCCCCGCAGAAGAATCCAGCTCTCTCCCTGCTGAGGTTGGTGGGAAGTTGACCGAGCCAAGCACTGTCCCCTCTGAAGAGTCCAGCCATGTCCCCGCAGAAGAATCCAGCTCTCCCCCTGCTGAGGTTGATGGGAAGTTGACCGAGCCAAGCACTGTCCCCGCAGAAGAATCCAGCTCTCTCTCTGCTGAGGTTGATGGGAAGTTGACTGAGTCTAGACCTGTCCCTGCTGAACAGTCCAGCCATGTCCCTGAGGTTGATAGGAAGATGTGCTTATGTTCATCTCCATAA
- the LOC127505598 gene encoding fibrous sheath CABYR-binding protein-like isoform X31 yields MKICVILKALALRPVLESIGRLVIVLSIIKMTVSNIMFLVFLCHQLVLNGFASPVGRHLYQTGIEQVRLENKDGPLSLPYLNKQNPTRPVVAKCNMAIVLSLKNTSGLVVQKGINENFTESSPFPAEVDGKLTESSHVPAEESSHVPAEESSHVPAEESSHVPAEESSHVPAEESSHVPAEESSHVPAEESSHVPAEESSHVPAEESSHVPAEESSHVPAEESSHVPAEESSHVPAEESSHVPAEESSHVPAEESSHVPAEESSHVPAEESSHVPAEEVDGKLTESSPVPPEESSHVPAEESSPLSAEVDGKLESSPLPTEECSPLPAEEVGKLKEPSTVPAEESSSPPAEVDGKLTEPSTVPAEESSHVPAEVDGKLTEPSTVPAEESSHVPAEVDGKLTEPSTVPSEESSHVPAEESSSPPAEVDGKLTEPSTVPSEESSHVPAEESSSPPAEVDGKLTEPSTVPAEESSHVPAEVDGKLTEPSTVPSEESSHVPAEESSSLPAEVDGKLTKPSTVPSEESSHVPAEESSSLPAEVGGKLTEPSTVPSEESSHVPAEESSSPPAEVDGKLTEPSTVPAEESSHVPAEVDGKLTEPSTVPAEESSSLSAEVDGKLTESRPVPAEQSSHVPEVDRKMCLCSSP; encoded by the exons ATGAAAATCTGTGTTATTTTAAAAGCTCTGGCTTTGAGGCCTGTTTTAGAAAGCATAGGTAGATTGGTGATAGTTTTGTCTATAATCAAGATGACCGTTTCAAACATTATGTTTTTGGTCTTTTTGTGTCACCAATTGGTGCTCAATG GATTTGCTTCTCCAGTTGGCCGTCATTTATACCAGACTGGTATTGAGCAAGTACGCTTGGAAAATAAAG ATGGCCCCTTGTCTCTTCCTTATTTGAACAAGCAAAATCCAACACGGCCAGTGGTAGCAAAGTGTAATATGGCTATTGTGCTGTCGTTGAAGAATACATCTGGGCTAGTTGTCCAAAAAG GCATTAATGAGAATTTCACTGAGTCCAGCCCTTTCCCTGCTGAGGTTGATGGGAAGTTGACGGAGTCCAGCCACGTCCCCGCGGAGGAGTCCAGCCACGTCCCCGCGGAGGAGTCCAGCCACGTCCCCGCGGAGGAGTCCAGCCACGTCCCCGCGGAGGAGTCCAGCCACGTCCCCGCGGAGGAGTCCAGCCACGTCCCCGCGGAGGAGTCCAGCCACGTCCCCGCGGAGGAGTCCAGCCACGTCCCCGCGGAGGAGTCCAGCCACGTCCCCGCGGAGGAGTCCAGCCACGTCCCCGCGGAGGAGTCCAGCCACGTCCCCGCGGAGGAGTCCAGCCACGTCCCCGCGGAGGAGTCCAGCCACGTCCCCGCGGAGGAGTCCAGCCACGTCCCCGCGGAGGAGTCCAGCCACGTCCCCGCGGAGGAGTCCAGCCACGTCCCCGCGGAGGAGTCCAGCCACGTCCCCGCGGAGGAGTCCAGCCACGTCCCCGCGGAGGAGGTTGATGGGAAGTTGACTGAGTCAAGCCCTGTCCCCCCTGAAGAGTCCAGCCACGTCCCTGCAGAGGAATCCAGCCCTCTTTCTGCCGAGGTTGATGGGAAGTTGGAGTCCAGCCCTCTTCCCACTGAGGAATGCAGCCCTCTCCCCGCTGAAGAAGTTGGGAAATTGAAAGAGCCAAGCACTGTCCCCGCAGAAGAATCCAGCTCTCCCCCTGCTGAGGTTGATGGGAAGTTGACCGAGCCAAGCACTGTCCCCGCAGAAGAGTCCAGCCATGTCCCTGCTGAGGTTGATGGGAAGTTGACCGAGCCAAGCACTGTCCCCGCAGAAGAGTCCAGCCATGTCCCTGCTGAGGTTGATGGGAAGTTGACCGAGCCAAGCACTGTCCCCTCTGAAGAGTCCAGCCATGTCCCCGCAGAAGAATCCAGCTCTCCCCCTGCTGAGGTTGATGGGAAGTTGACCGAGCCAAGCACTGTCCCCTCTGAAGAGTCCAGCCATGTCCCCGCAGAAGAATCCAGCTCTCCCCCTGCTGAGGTTGATGGGAAGTTGACCGAGCCAAGCACTGTCCCCGCAGAAGAGTCCAGCCATGTCCCTGCTGAGGTTGATGGGAAGTTGACCGAGCCAAGCACTGTCCCCTCTGAAGAGTCCAGCCATGTCCCCGCAGAAGAATCCAGCTCTCTCCCTGCTGAG GTTGATGGGAAGTTGACCAAGCCAAGCACTGTCCCCTCTGAAGAGTCCAGCCATGTCCCCGCAGAAGAATCCAGCTCTCTCCCTGCTGAGGTTGGTGGGAAGTTGACCGAGCCAAGCACTGTCCCCTCTGAAGAGTCCAGCCATGTCCCCGCAGAAGAATCCAGCTCTCCCCCTGCTGAG GTTGATGGGAAGTTGACCGAGCCAAGCACTGTCCCCGCAGAAGAGTCCAGCCATGTCCCTGCTGAG GTTGATGGGAAGTTGACCGAGCCAAGCACTGTCCCCGCAGAAGAATCCAGCTCTCTCTCTGCTGAGGTTGATGGGAAGTTGACTGAGTCTAGACCTGTCCCTGCTGAACAGTCCAGCCATGTCCCTGAGGTTGATAGGAAGATGTGCTTATGTTCATCTCCATAA
- the LOC127505598 gene encoding fibrous sheath CABYR-binding protein-like isoform X12 encodes MKICVILKALALRPVLESIGRLVIVLSIIKMTVSNIMFLVFLCHQLVLNGFASPVGRHLYQTGIEQVRLENKDGPLSLPYLNKQNPTRPVVAKCNMAIVLSLKNTSGLVVQKGINENFTESSPFPAEVDGKLTESSHVPAEESSHVPAEESSHVPAEESSHVPAEESSHVPAEESSHVPAEESSHVPAEESSHVPAEESSHVPAEESSHVPAEESSHVPAEESSHVPAEESSHVPAEESSHVPAEESSHVPAEESSHVPAEESSHVPAEESSHVPAEEVDGKLTESSPVPPEESSHVPAEESSPLSAEVDGKLESSPLPTEECSPLPAEEVGKLKEPSTVPAEESSSPPAEVDGKLTEPSTVPAEESSHVPAEVDGKLTEPSTVPAEESSHVPAEVDGKLTEPSTVPSEESSHVPAEESSSPPAEVDGKLTEPSTVPSEESSHVPAEESSSPPAEVDGKLTEPSTVPSEESSHVPAEESSSLPAEVDGKLTEPSTVPSEESSHVPAEESSSPPAEVDGKLTEPSTVPSEESSHVPAEESSSPPAEVDGKLTEPSTVPAEESSHVPAEVDGKLTKPSTVPSEESSHVPAEESSSLPAEVGGKLTEPSTVPSEESSHVPAEESSSPPAEVDGKLTEPSTVPAEESSSLSAEVDGKLTESRPVPAEQSSHVPEVDRKMCLCSSP; translated from the exons ATGAAAATCTGTGTTATTTTAAAAGCTCTGGCTTTGAGGCCTGTTTTAGAAAGCATAGGTAGATTGGTGATAGTTTTGTCTATAATCAAGATGACCGTTTCAAACATTATGTTTTTGGTCTTTTTGTGTCACCAATTGGTGCTCAATG GATTTGCTTCTCCAGTTGGCCGTCATTTATACCAGACTGGTATTGAGCAAGTACGCTTGGAAAATAAAG ATGGCCCCTTGTCTCTTCCTTATTTGAACAAGCAAAATCCAACACGGCCAGTGGTAGCAAAGTGTAATATGGCTATTGTGCTGTCGTTGAAGAATACATCTGGGCTAGTTGTCCAAAAAG GCATTAATGAGAATTTCACTGAGTCCAGCCCTTTCCCTGCTGAGGTTGATGGGAAGTTGACGGAGTCCAGCCACGTCCCCGCGGAGGAGTCCAGCCACGTCCCCGCGGAGGAGTCCAGCCACGTCCCCGCGGAGGAGTCCAGCCACGTCCCCGCGGAGGAGTCCAGCCACGTCCCCGCGGAGGAGTCCAGCCACGTCCCCGCGGAGGAGTCCAGCCACGTCCCCGCGGAGGAGTCCAGCCACGTCCCCGCGGAGGAGTCCAGCCACGTCCCCGCGGAGGAGTCCAGCCACGTCCCCGCGGAGGAGTCCAGCCACGTCCCCGCGGAGGAGTCCAGCCACGTCCCCGCGGAGGAGTCCAGCCACGTCCCCGCGGAGGAGTCCAGCCACGTCCCCGCGGAGGAGTCCAGCCACGTCCCCGCGGAGGAGTCCAGCCACGTCCCCGCGGAGGAGTCCAGCCACGTCCCCGCGGAGGAGTCCAGCCACGTCCCCGCGGAGGAGGTTGATGGGAAGTTGACTGAGTCAAGCCCTGTCCCCCCTGAAGAGTCCAGCCACGTCCCTGCAGAGGAATCCAGCCCTCTTTCTGCCGAGGTTGATGGGAAGTTGGAGTCCAGCCCTCTTCCCACTGAGGAATGCAGCCCTCTCCCCGCTGAAGAAGTTGGGAAATTGAAAGAGCCAAGCACTGTCCCCGCAGAAGAATCCAGCTCTCCCCCTGCTGAGGTTGATGGGAAGTTGACCGAGCCAAGCACTGTCCCCGCAGAAGAGTCCAGCCATGTCCCTGCTGAGGTTGATGGGAAGTTGACCGAGCCAAGCACTGTCCCCGCAGAAGAGTCCAGCCATGTCCCTGCTGAGGTTGATGGGAAGTTGACCGAGCCAAGCACTGTCCCCTCTGAAGAGTCCAGCCATGTCCCCGCAGAAGAATCCAGCTCTCCCCCTGCTGAGGTTGATGGGAAGTTGACCGAGCCAAGCACTGTCCCCTCTGAAGAGTCCAGCCATGTCCCCGCAGAAGAATCCAGCTCTCCCCCTGCTGAG GTTGATGGGAAGTTGACCGAGCCAAGCACTGTCCCCTCTGAAGAGTCCAGCCATGTCCCCGCAGAAGAATCCAGCTCTCTCCCTGCTGAG GTTGATGGGAAGTTGACTGAGCCAAGCACTGTCCCCTCTGAAGAGTCCAGCCATGTCCCCGCAGAAGAATCCAGCTCTCCCCCTGCTGAGGTTGATGGGAAGTTGACCGAGCCAAGCACTGTCCCCTCTGAAGAGTCCAGCCATGTCCCCGCAGAAGAATCCAGCTCTCCCCCTGCTGAGGTTGATGGGAAGTTGACCGAGCCAAGCACTGTCCCCGCAGAAGAGTCCAGCCATGTCCCTGCTGAGGTTGATGGGAAGTTGACCAAGCCAAGCACTGTCCCCTCTGAAGAGTCCAGCCATGTCCCCGCAGAAGAATCCAGCTCTCTCCCTGCTGAGGTTGGTGGGAAGTTGACCGAGCCAAGCACTGTCCCCTCTGAAGAGTCCAGCCATGTCCCCGCAGAAGAATCCAGCTCTCCCCCTGCTGAGGTTGATGGGAAGTTGACCGAGCCAAGCACTGTCCCCGCAGAAGAATCCAGCTCTCTCTCTGCTGAGGTTGATGGGAAGTTGACTGAGTCTAGACCTGTCCCTGCTGAACAGTCCAGCCATGTCCCTGAGGTTGATAGGAAGATGTGCTTATGTTCATCTCCATAA
- the LOC127505598 gene encoding fibrous sheath CABYR-binding protein-like isoform X4 has translation MKICVILKALALRPVLESIGRLVIVLSIIKMTVSNIMFLVFLCHQLVLNGFASPVGRHLYQTGIEQVRLENKDGPLSLPYLNKQNPTRPVVAKCNMAIVLSLKNTSGLVVQKGINENFTESSPFPAEVDGKLTESSHVPAEESSHVPAEESSHVPAEESSHVPAEESSHVPAEESSHVPAEESSHVPAEESSHVPAEESSHVPAEESSHVPAEESSHVPAEESSHVPAEESSHVPAEESSHVPAEESSHVPAEESSHVPAEESSHVPAEESSHVPAEEVDGKLTESSPVPPEESSHVPAEESSPLSAEVDGKLESSPLPTEECSPLPAEEVGKLKEPSTVPAEESSSPPAEVDGKLTEPSTVPAEESSHVPAEVDGKLTEPSTVPAEESSHVPAEVDGKLTEPSTVPSEESSHVPAEESSSPPAEVDGKLTEPSTVPSEESSHVPAEESSSPPAEVDGKLTEPSTVPSEESSHVPAEESSSLPAEVDGKLTKPSTVPSEESSHVPAEESSSLPAEVDGKLTEPSTVPSEESSHVPAEESSSPPAEVDGKLTEPSTVPSEESSHVPAEESSSPPAEVDGKLTEPSTVPAEESSHVPAEVDGKLTKPSTVPSEESSHVPAEESSSLPAEVGGKLTEPSTVPSEESSHVPAEESSSPPAEVDGKLTEPSTVPAEESSSLSAEVDGKLTESRPVPAEQSSHVPEVDRKMCLCSSP, from the exons ATGAAAATCTGTGTTATTTTAAAAGCTCTGGCTTTGAGGCCTGTTTTAGAAAGCATAGGTAGATTGGTGATAGTTTTGTCTATAATCAAGATGACCGTTTCAAACATTATGTTTTTGGTCTTTTTGTGTCACCAATTGGTGCTCAATG GATTTGCTTCTCCAGTTGGCCGTCATTTATACCAGACTGGTATTGAGCAAGTACGCTTGGAAAATAAAG ATGGCCCCTTGTCTCTTCCTTATTTGAACAAGCAAAATCCAACACGGCCAGTGGTAGCAAAGTGTAATATGGCTATTGTGCTGTCGTTGAAGAATACATCTGGGCTAGTTGTCCAAAAAG GCATTAATGAGAATTTCACTGAGTCCAGCCCTTTCCCTGCTGAGGTTGATGGGAAGTTGACGGAGTCCAGCCACGTCCCCGCGGAGGAGTCCAGCCACGTCCCCGCGGAGGAGTCCAGCCACGTCCCCGCGGAGGAGTCCAGCCACGTCCCCGCGGAGGAGTCCAGCCACGTCCCCGCGGAGGAGTCCAGCCACGTCCCCGCGGAGGAGTCCAGCCACGTCCCCGCGGAGGAGTCCAGCCACGTCCCCGCGGAGGAGTCCAGCCACGTCCCCGCGGAGGAGTCCAGCCACGTCCCCGCGGAGGAGTCCAGCCACGTCCCCGCGGAGGAGTCCAGCCACGTCCCCGCGGAGGAGTCCAGCCACGTCCCCGCGGAGGAGTCCAGCCACGTCCCCGCGGAGGAGTCCAGCCACGTCCCCGCGGAGGAGTCCAGCCACGTCCCCGCGGAGGAGTCCAGCCACGTCCCCGCGGAGGAGTCCAGCCACGTCCCCGCGGAGGAGGTTGATGGGAAGTTGACTGAGTCAAGCCCTGTCCCCCCTGAAGAGTCCAGCCACGTCCCTGCAGAGGAATCCAGCCCTCTTTCTGCCGAGGTTGATGGGAAGTTGGAGTCCAGCCCTCTTCCCACTGAGGAATGCAGCCCTCTCCCCGCTGAAGAAGTTGGGAAATTGAAAGAGCCAAGCACTGTCCCCGCAGAAGAATCCAGCTCTCCCCCTGCTGAGGTTGATGGGAAGTTGACCGAGCCAAGCACTGTCCCCGCAGAAGAGTCCAGCCATGTCCCTGCTGAGGTTGATGGGAAGTTGACCGAGCCAAGCACTGTCCCCGCAGAAGAGTCCAGCCATGTCCCTGCTGAGGTTGATGGGAAGTTGACCGAGCCAAGCACTGTCCCCTCTGAAGAGTCCAGCCATGTCCCCGCAGAAGAATCCAGCTCTCCCCCTGCTGAGGTTGATGGGAAGTTGACCGAGCCAAGCACTGTCCCCTCTGAAGAGTCCAGCCATGTCCCCGCAGAAGAATCCAGCTCTCCCCCTGCTGAG GTTGATGGGAAGTTGACCGAGCCAAGCACTGTCCCCTCTGAAGAGTCCAGCCATGTCCCCGCAGAAGAATCCAGCTCTCTCCCTGCTGAG GTTGATGGGAAGTTGACCAAGCCAAGCACTGTCCCCTCTGAAGAGTCCAGCCATGTCCCCGCAGAAGAATCCAGCTCTCTCCCTGCTGAG GTTGATGGGAAGTTGACTGAGCCAAGCACTGTCCCCTCTGAAGAGTCCAGCCATGTCCCCGCAGAAGAATCCAGCTCTCCCCCTGCTGAGGTTGATGGGAAGTTGACCGAGCCAAGCACTGTCCCCTCTGAAGAGTCCAGCCATGTCCCCGCAGAAGAATCCAGCTCTCCCCCTGCTGAGGTTGATGGGAAGTTGACCGAGCCAAGCACTGTCCCCGCAGAAGAGTCCAGCCATGTCCCTGCTGAGGTTGATGGGAAGTTGACCAAGCCAAGCACTGTCCCCTCTGAAGAGTCCAGCCATGTCCCCGCAGAAGAATCCAGCTCTCTCCCTGCTGAGGTTGGTGGGAAGTTGACCGAGCCAAGCACTGTCCCCTCTGAAGAGTCCAGCCATGTCCCCGCAGAAGAATCCAGCTCTCCCCCTGCTGAGGTTGATGGGAAGTTGACCGAGCCAAGCACTGTCCCCGCAGAAGAATCCAGCTCTCTCTCTGCTGAGGTTGATGGGAAGTTGACTGAGTCTAGACCTGTCCCTGCTGAACAGTCCAGCCATGTCCCTGAGGTTGATAGGAAGATGTGCTTATGTTCATCTCCATAA
- the LOC127505598 gene encoding fibrous sheath CABYR-binding protein-like isoform X40, with protein sequence MKICVILKALALRPVLESIGRLVIVLSIIKMTVSNIMFLVFLCHQLVLNGFASPVGRHLYQTGIEQVRLENKDGPLSLPYLNKQNPTRPVVAKCNMAIVLSLKNTSGLVVQKGINENFTESSPFPAEVDGKLTESSHVPAEESSHVPAEESSHVPAEESSHVPAEESSHVPAEESSHVPAEESSHVPAEESSHVPAEESSHVPAEESSHVPAEESSHVPAEESSHVPAEESSHVPAEESSHVPAEESSHVPAEESSHVPAEESSHVPAEESSHVPAEEVDGKLTESSPVPPEESSHVPAEESSPLSAEVDGKLESSPLPTEECSPLPAEEVGKLKEPSTVPAEESSSPPAEVDGKLTEPSTVPAEESSHVPAEVDGKLTEPSTVPAEESSHVPAEVDGKLTEPSTVPSEESSHVPAEESSSPPAEVDGKLTEPSTVPSEESSHVPAEESSSPPAEVDGKLTEPSTVPAEESSHVPAEVDGKLTEPSTVPAEESSHVPAEVDGKLTKPSTVPSEESSHVPAEESSSLPAEVGGKLTEPSTVPSEESSHVPAEESSSPPAEVDGKLTEPSTVPAEESSSLSAEVDGKLTESRPVPAEQSSHVPEVDRKMCLCSSP encoded by the exons ATGAAAATCTGTGTTATTTTAAAAGCTCTGGCTTTGAGGCCTGTTTTAGAAAGCATAGGTAGATTGGTGATAGTTTTGTCTATAATCAAGATGACCGTTTCAAACATTATGTTTTTGGTCTTTTTGTGTCACCAATTGGTGCTCAATG GATTTGCTTCTCCAGTTGGCCGTCATTTATACCAGACTGGTATTGAGCAAGTACGCTTGGAAAATAAAG ATGGCCCCTTGTCTCTTCCTTATTTGAACAAGCAAAATCCAACACGGCCAGTGGTAGCAAAGTGTAATATGGCTATTGTGCTGTCGTTGAAGAATACATCTGGGCTAGTTGTCCAAAAAG GCATTAATGAGAATTTCACTGAGTCCAGCCCTTTCCCTGCTGAGGTTGATGGGAAGTTGACGGAGTCCAGCCACGTCCCCGCGGAGGAGTCCAGCCACGTCCCCGCGGAGGAGTCCAGCCACGTCCCCGCGGAGGAGTCCAGCCACGTCCCCGCGGAGGAGTCCAGCCACGTCCCCGCGGAGGAGTCCAGCCACGTCCCCGCGGAGGAGTCCAGCCACGTCCCCGCGGAGGAGTCCAGCCACGTCCCCGCGGAGGAGTCCAGCCACGTCCCCGCGGAGGAGTCCAGCCACGTCCCCGCGGAGGAGTCCAGCCACGTCCCCGCGGAGGAGTCCAGCCACGTCCCCGCGGAGGAGTCCAGCCACGTCCCCGCGGAGGAGTCCAGCCACGTCCCCGCGGAGGAGTCCAGCCACGTCCCCGCGGAGGAGTCCAGCCACGTCCCCGCGGAGGAGTCCAGCCACGTCCCCGCGGAGGAGTCCAGCCACGTCCCCGCGGAGGAGGTTGATGGGAAGTTGACTGAGTCAAGCCCTGTCCCCCCTGAAGAGTCCAGCCACGTCCCTGCAGAGGAATCCAGCCCTCTTTCTGCCGAGGTTGATGGGAAGTTGGAGTCCAGCCCTCTTCCCACTGAGGAATGCAGCCCTCTCCCCGCTGAAGAAGTTGGGAAATTGAAAGAGCCAAGCACTGTCCCCGCAGAAGAATCCAGCTCTCCCCCTGCTGAGGTTGATGGGAAGTTGACCGAGCCAAGCACTGTCCCCGCAGAAGAGTCCAGCCATGTCCCTGCTGAGGTTGATGGGAAGTTGACCGAGCCAAGCACTGTCCCCGCAGAAGAGTCCAGCCATGTCCCTGCTGAGGTTGATGGGAAGTTGACCGAGCCAAGCACTGTCCCCTCTGAAGAGTCCAGCCATGTCCCCGCAGAAGAATCCAGCTCTCCCCCTGCTGAGGTTGATGGGAAGTTGACCGAGCCAAGCACTGTCCCCTCTGAAGAGTCCAGCCATGTCCCCGCAGAAGAATCCAGCTCTCCCCCTGCTGAGGTTGATGGGAAGTTGACCGAGCCAAGCACTGTCCCCGCAGAAGAGTCCAGCCATGTCCCTGCTGAG GTTGATGGGAAGTTGACCGAGCCAAGCACTGTCCCCGCAGAAGAGTCCAGCCATGTCCCTGCTGAGGTTGATGGGAAGTTGACCAAGCCAAGCACTGTCCCCTCTGAAGAGTCCAGCCATGTCCCCGCAGAAGAATCCAGCTCTCTCCCTGCTGAGGTTGGTGGGAAGTTGACCGAGCCAAGCACTGTCCCCTCTGAAGAGTCCAGCCATGTCCCCGCAGAAGAATCCAGCTCTCCCCCTGCTGAGGTTGATGGGAAGTTGACCGAGCCAAGCACTGTCCCCGCAGAAGAATCCAGCTCTCTCTCTGCTGAGGTTGATGGGAAGTTGACTGAGTCTAGACCTGTCCCTGCTGAACAGTCCAGCCATGTCCCTGAGGTTGATAGGAAGATGTGCTTATGTTCATCTCCATAA